Proteins encoded within one genomic window of Gadus macrocephalus chromosome 18, ASM3116895v1:
- the dusp3a gene encoding dual specificity protein phosphatase 3, with the protein MKKQSPAPAGQQPAGAPPGGGEITVQQLNELLTNGSGFYSLPTQHFHEVFPRIYIGNAFVAQNVMRLQKLGVTHILNVAEGNSFMHVNTSAEFYVGTGITYHGVRANDTEQFSLSAFFEEGADFIDKALTHNNGKGKVYVHCREGFSRSPTMVLAYLMLRRKMDARAAIATVRLKREIGPNDGFLRQLCQLNQQLAREGRLGPGGGAPVRNK; encoded by the exons ATGAAGAAGCAAAGTCCCGCCCCGGCTGGGCAGCAGCCCGCCGGAGCCCCCCCGGGGGGCGGCGAGATCACCGTGCAGCAGCTGAACGAGCTGCTGACCAACGGCAGCGGGTTCTACAGCCTGCCCACCCAACACTTCCACGAGGTCTTCCCCCGGATCTACATCGGGAACGC GTTCGTGGCCCAGAACGTGATGCGTCTGCAGAAACTTGGCGTGACCCACATCCTGAACGTGGCGGAGGGGAACTCCTTCATGCACGTCAACACCAGCGCTGAGTTCTACGTGGGCACGGGCATCACGTACCACGGCGTGCGGGCTAACGACACCGAGCAGTTCAGCCTCAGCGCCTTCTTCGAGGAGGGGGCCGACTTCATCGACAAGGCCCTGACCCACAACAACGGCAAGG gcaAGGTGTACGTGCACTGCCGGGAGGGCTTCAGCCGTTCGCCCACCATGGTGCTGGCCTACCTCATGCTGCGCCGCAAGATGGACGCCCGCGCCGCCATCGCCACCGTGCGGCTGAAGCGGGAGATCGGCCCCAACGACGGCTTCCTGCGCCAGCTGTGCCAGCTCAACCAGCAGCTGGCCCGCGAGGGCCGcctggggcccggggggggggcccccgtGAGGAACAAAtga
- the LOC132447062 gene encoding alpha-N-acetylgalactosaminide alpha-2,6-sialyltransferase 2-like, giving the protein MAPRLRIVFGLLAAGSLPLFYLMSVSLEVWTPWHMDLLGRAWYAASPSPPSSIPGDRLGPLRLNNSLFGQDPRASSVDPSTVAPDPSSPGPPPSTTAAAGQPPARGPRVTTSRPAPIELTPRVLTRGPRVTTSRPAPIELTPRVLTFEEAYIGDTYSREDIPPQTTCPDSIARKWSSSGFNGSFLGTVPVLQWAKDVTLLQHQRLKQFHGAYGWFSMDYDSLKATLSVLNLTANHQMFDDWERRRNGSQCIRCAVVGNGGILKDSGKGPEIDGHDYVFRTNGAILDGFQKDVGTRTTHYTFSTNTMKNSMGGYRSAGFRGPPVSKETRYVFLPTSYRDYLMVKAVATHTPVERGQDKSKTPPKYFGEDATAEKLKMLHPDFVRYLRNRFFTAQTLKKRYRDIFRPSTGSVMLLAALHTCDQVSAYGFMTPDYSKYSDHYFDKTYHKVIFYANHEFRLELELWQQLHKAGLMRLFMRPSTTGSPRPATHGPQSNGTG; this is encoded by the exons ATGGCGCCCAGGCTGCGCATCGTGTTCGGCCTCCTGGCGGCCGGCAGCCTGCCCCTCTTCTACCTGATGAGTGTGAGCCTGGAGGTGTGGACCCCCTGGCACATGGACCTCCTGGGGCGGGCCTGGTACGcagccagcccctcccccccaagcAG CATTCCAGGAGATCGCCTGGGGCCCCTTCGGCTCAACAACAGTCTCTTTGGCCAGGACCCCAGGGCCTCCAGTGTTGACCCGAGCACTGTGGCCCCAGACCCGTCCAGTCCGGGGCCACCGCCGTCCACCACTGCTGCCGCCGGCCAGCCGCCGGCCAGGGGGCCGAGGGTAACCACGTCTAGACCAGCCCCCATTGAGCTCACTCCCAGGGTGCTGACCAGGGGGCCGAGGGTAACCACGTCTAGACCAGCCCCCATTGAGCTCACTCCCAGGGTGCTGACCTTCGAGGAGGCCTACATTGGAGATACGTACAGCAGAGAAGACATCCCACCACAGACA ACCTGCCCAGATTCCATCGCCAGGAAGTGGTCGTCATCCGGCTTTAATGGCAGTTTCCTGGGGACCGTTCCGGTTCTTCAGTGGGCCAAGGACGTCACGCTGCTCCAGCACCAGCGCCTGAAGCAGTTTCACGGAGCCTACGGATGGTTCTCGATGGATTATGACT cgctGAAGGCCACGCTCTCCGTCCTCAACCTCACGGCCAACCACCAGATGTTTGACGACTGGGAGCGCCGACGGAACGGCTCGCAGTGCATCCGCTGCGCCGTGGTCGGCAACGGGGGGATCTTGAAGGACTCCGGCAAGGGGCCCGAGATCGACGGCCACGACTACGTGTTCAG GACGAACGGGGCTATCCTTGATGGTTTCCAGAAGGATGTGGGCACACGCACCACCCACTACACCTTCTCCACCAACACTATGAAGAACTCCATGGGGGGCTACCGCAGCGCGGGCTTCAGGGGGCCACCGGTGTCCAAG GAGACGCGTTATGTCTTCCTTCCTACCAGTTACCGGGACTATCTGATGGTGAAAGCtgtcgccacacacacaccggtggaGCGAGGCCAAGATAAATCCAAAAC TCCACCAAAGTACTTCGGAGAGGACGCGACGGCGGAGAAGCTGAAGATGCTTCACCCAGACTTTGTCCGCTACCTCAGGAACAG GTTCTTTACAGCCCAAACACTGAAGAAGAGATACAGGGACATCTTCCGTCCGTCTACGGGATCTGTGATGCTTCTGGCTGCTCTGCACACCTGTGACCAG GTCAGCGCCTATGGCTTCATGACGCCCGACTATAGCAAGTACTCGGACCACTACTTTGACAAAACCTACCACAAGGTGATATTCTACGCCAACCACGAGTTCCGCTTGGAGCTGGAGCTGTGGCAGCAGCTGCACAAGGCTGGCCTCATGCGGCTGTTCATGAGACCATCGACCACGGGGAGCCCTCGACCAGCTACACACGGCCCCCAGAGTAACGGGACGGGGTAA